From the Thermosipho affectus genome, one window contains:
- a CDS encoding NADH-quinone oxidoreductase subunit NuoE family protein, translating to MLAVCEKHVELYKELDAYIEELKGKKGILINVLHKAQELFGWLPEEVQNHVAEKLKIPTSVVYGVVTFYNFFSTKPKGKNQIKICLGTACYVKGADKVMERFLSELGVNEGEVTKDGNFSVHGVRCLGACSMAPVVLIGEKEFFGKVTPDMVPSIIKKFQGEGK from the coding sequence ATGTTGGCAGTTTGTGAAAAACATGTCGAGCTTTACAAGGAGCTCGATGCGTATATTGAAGAATTAAAAGGAAAAAAAGGTATTTTAATTAATGTCCTTCACAAAGCCCAGGAACTATTTGGTTGGCTTCCAGAAGAAGTTCAAAACCACGTTGCTGAAAAGCTTAAGATTCCTACATCGGTTGTCTATGGTGTGGTAACATTCTACAATTTCTTTTCTACGAAGCCCAAAGGAAAGAATCAAATTAAGATATGTTTGGGTACTGCATGTTATGTTAAAGGTGCAGATAAAGTTATGGAAAGGTTTCTTAGTGAACTTGGAGTAAATGAAGGCGAAGTAACTAAAGATGGTAACTTTTCAGTTCACGGTGTAAGGTGCTTAGGAGCATGTAGTATGGCACCTGTTGTCCTTATAGGTGAAAAAGAATTTTTTGGTAAAGTCACACCCGATATGGTTCCAAGTATTATTAAAAAGTTCCAAGGGGAGGGGAAATAA
- the ftcD gene encoding glutamate formimidoyltransferase, translated as MKLIESVPNFSEGRDIEKIRMIIEEAEKYKKVKVLDWSMDHDHNRSVVTLVGEPDEIENALFDMVKKATELIDLRIHKGEHPRMGATDVIPFIPVMNTKMEECIEISKKLGERIGNELNIPVYLYEKSATSPERENLSKIRKGEFEGFFEKIKDQNWKPDFGPDKVHPTAGVVAVGAREYLIAFNVNLGTNDIEIANKIAKAVRHISGGFRYVKAMGVELKEKGIVQVSMNLTNYKKSPIFRVFEAIKREAQRYGVPVLNSEIIGMIPLRAAIETMNWYLQIDDFDESRVIENKILNTFFE; from the coding sequence ATGAAATTAATCGAAAGTGTACCAAACTTTAGTGAGGGAAGGGATATAGAAAAAATCAGAATGATAATCGAAGAAGCGGAAAAATACAAAAAAGTCAAAGTCCTCGATTGGTCCATGGATCATGATCACAATAGGTCCGTTGTTACGCTTGTAGGTGAACCAGATGAAATAGAAAACGCATTATTCGACATGGTAAAAAAAGCTACTGAGCTTATTGATCTTAGAATTCACAAAGGTGAACACCCACGAATGGGTGCAACGGACGTTATCCCTTTTATTCCAGTTATGAATACAAAAATGGAAGAATGTATCGAAATTTCCAAAAAATTAGGAGAAAGAATCGGAAATGAATTAAACATTCCTGTGTATCTTTACGAAAAATCAGCTACTTCACCTGAAAGGGAAAACTTATCAAAAATTAGAAAGGGAGAATTTGAAGGATTTTTTGAAAAAATCAAAGATCAAAATTGGAAGCCAGATTTTGGTCCCGACAAAGTACATCCCACCGCAGGTGTAGTTGCAGTAGGTGCAAGAGAATACCTAATTGCATTCAACGTCAATCTGGGAACAAATGATATAGAAATAGCAAATAAAATAGCAAAAGCAGTTAGACATATAAGTGGTGGTTTTAGATATGTAAAGGCAATGGGCGTTGAATTAAAAGAAAAAGGAATTGTTCAAGTTTCTATGAATTTGACAAATTACAAAAAATCTCCAATTTTTAGAGTGTTTGAGGCAATAAAACGAGAAGCCCAAAGATATGGTGTTCCCGTATTAAATTCAGAAATCATTGGAATGATTCCACTAAGAGCTGCAATTGAAACTATGAACTGGTATTTACAGATTGATGATTTTGATGAAAGTAGAGTAATAGAAAATAAAATATTGAATACATTTTTTGAATAA
- a CDS encoding inositol monophosphatase family protein: MNRLNLAVEISKTVGFYLMQFFGKAKNIEEKENFQDLVTEHDKKAQEMIIQEIKKYFPDDNILAEENNTKDMGENQWVIDPIDGTLNYIHGLPNFCISIAYYENKSPLIGVVYNPFTEEMFLAMKNQGAYLNHSKLEIKDINDLKFSIGSVGFSRKFTGKFIEKVENKVQRIRILGSAALSACYVAANKFDFFIAKRANPWDIAAAYLIVKEAGGEIINFQGNTPKIFERESYIFSKPSILEDIKNITNEIGGGV, translated from the coding sequence ATGAATAGATTAAATTTAGCAGTTGAAATTTCAAAAACAGTTGGCTTTTATCTTATGCAATTTTTCGGAAAAGCAAAAAATATTGAAGAAAAAGAAAATTTCCAGGATCTTGTAACAGAACACGATAAAAAAGCACAAGAAATGATAATACAGGAAATAAAAAAGTATTTTCCAGACGATAATATTTTAGCAGAAGAAAACAACACAAAAGATATGGGGGAAAATCAGTGGGTAATTGATCCAATTGATGGAACTTTAAATTACATCCATGGTCTTCCAAATTTTTGCATATCAATTGCATATTATGAAAATAAGTCACCACTAATTGGTGTAGTATACAATCCATTTACCGAAGAAATGTTCTTAGCAATGAAAAATCAGGGGGCGTATTTAAACCACTCAAAACTTGAAATAAAAGATATAAATGACCTTAAATTTTCCATCGGAAGTGTTGGATTCTCCAGAAAATTTACAGGAAAATTTATTGAAAAAGTTGAAAATAAAGTTCAAAGAATTAGAATTCTCGGAAGTGCCGCTCTTTCTGCATGCTACGTTGCGGCAAACAAATTTGATTTTTTCATTGCAAAACGTGCAAATCCATGGGATATAGCCGCTGCATATTTGATTGTAAAGGAAGCTGGGGGAGAAATTATAAATTTTCAAGGTAATACACCCAAAATTTTTGAAAGAGAAAGTTATATATTTTCAAAGCCATCAATTTTAGAGGATATAAAAAACATCACTAATGAAATAGGAGGGGGAGTATGA
- a CDS encoding penicillin-binding transpeptidase domain-containing protein, whose amino-acid sequence MRYKSTLVIFLIMFSILVFYLTKIQILESKNHRAFLNSLLTQTILTKGLRGTIYDRNGIKLAWSEKIPFLIYSKDMEMDKLKNILTEKQLSELISSGKVKLENHQIYGIEKLGYYIQYKEIRRYLPEVLHIIGYLNSNGKGNFGLEKTYNNILDGKLGSELVFSTPSGKIKQRIIQRIPENGQDLHTTIDFNLQKFIYSKLKEIDIPASVIVEDTKTGEILSMVSYPGIEEEFYSIDTYTWRKIINDPKNPLLNRSTMGLYSPGSSIKPLIAIAYLLSESTPATVNCKGRFEYKSSSGKTIAIFNDWLLSGHGETDLIKALRVSCNVYFYNIALKLGIDKIKNVADIFKIDKKTGIDIEEKEGIFPSREWKQKKLKEIWYPGDTILAGIGQGYILLTPLQLLNFYTTIANNGKTPIPHIAKSQTTYSNINLPKEIWATIKEGLLEVTSHSGSIQDRGTAYNSFKDAKYKVAGKTGTAEVGKNKKSHSWFVGFGPFKSPKYSIVVLFENGGSGAEMAAPFARKIFDYLLGDEYNE is encoded by the coding sequence ATGAGGTATAAATCTACTCTAGTAATTTTTTTAATAATGTTTAGCATTTTGGTGTTTTATCTTACAAAAATTCAAATACTTGAATCAAAAAATCACAGAGCATTTTTAAATTCTTTGTTAACACAAACTATTTTAACAAAGGGATTAAGAGGAACTATTTATGATAGAAACGGTATAAAACTTGCTTGGAGCGAAAAAATCCCTTTTTTAATTTATTCTAAAGATATGGAGATGGATAAATTAAAAAATATTTTGACAGAAAAACAATTATCAGAGTTAATTAGTAGCGGGAAAGTAAAACTTGAAAATCATCAAATCTACGGTATTGAAAAACTCGGGTATTATATCCAATACAAAGAAATCAGAAGGTACTTACCAGAAGTATTACATATAATAGGATATTTAAATTCCAATGGAAAGGGAAATTTTGGACTTGAAAAAACGTACAATAACATACTTGATGGAAAATTAGGAAGTGAATTAGTTTTTTCAACTCCAAGCGGAAAAATAAAACAACGAATCATACAAAGAATCCCAGAAAATGGGCAGGACTTACATACTACTATTGATTTTAATCTTCAAAAGTTCATTTATTCTAAATTGAAGGAAATCGACATACCTGCTTCTGTCATTGTAGAAGATACAAAAACAGGCGAAATTTTATCCATGGTTTCATATCCTGGAATTGAAGAAGAATTCTACAGTATTGATACATATACCTGGCGAAAAATAATAAATGATCCAAAAAATCCACTTTTAAATCGCTCTACAATGGGATTATATTCCCCAGGTTCTTCTATAAAACCTCTCATTGCCATTGCGTATCTTTTAAGTGAAAGCACACCGGCTACTGTAAATTGTAAAGGAAGATTCGAGTACAAATCAAGTTCTGGAAAAACCATTGCAATATTTAATGATTGGCTTTTAAGTGGCCATGGTGAAACAGATCTTATTAAAGCTCTTCGTGTTTCTTGCAATGTATACTTTTATAACATTGCATTAAAATTGGGAATTGATAAAATTAAAAATGTAGCTGATATTTTTAAAATAGATAAGAAAACAGGTATTGATATTGAAGAAAAAGAAGGAATTTTTCCCTCTAGAGAATGGAAACAAAAAAAGTTGAAAGAAATATGGTATCCAGGTGATACCATATTAGCAGGAATAGGCCAAGGCTATATATTACTTACTCCATTACAACTATTAAATTTTTACACAACAATAGCCAATAATGGAAAAACACCTATTCCACATATAGCAAAGTCACAAACAACTTATTCGAATATAAATCTTCCAAAAGAAATATGGGCAACAATCAAAGAAGGGCTTTTAGAAGTTACATCACATAGTGGTTCAATCCAAGATAGGGGTACGGCATATAATAGTTTTAAAGATGCAAAATACAAAGTTGCTGGAAAAACGGGAACAGCAGAAGTGGGTAAAAATAAAAAATCTCATTCCTGGTTTGTAGGGTTTGGTCCTTTTAAGTCTCCAAAGTATTCTATTGTAGTGCTTTTTGAAAATGGTGGAAGCGGTGCTGAAATGGCTGCACCCTTTGCAAGAAAGATATTTGATTATCTATTGGGAGATGAGTATAATGAATAG
- the gltX gene encoding glutamate--tRNA ligase: MFRLRFAPSPTGYLHVGGARTALFNWLFARKNKGKFILRIEDTDTERSTKEYEEKILNALKWLEIDWNEGPDIGGNFGPYRQSERLDIYNNFAQKLIDKKLAYYAVYSDNKEIFTSYEFPKKFKDYSIVVKFKAPKEGKTKFQDLLKGEMSFENNLFEDFIIIKSNGYPTYNFAVVVDDHLMEISHVFRGEDHLSNTPRQIMIYNAFEWTPPVFMHIPLILGNDKTPLSKRHGGTSVDYFKEIGILNNALLNYLAILGWKTEEEIFDITDKIKAFDPFNISNKSVVFNYKKLEWINGQHLRRLPIEKVIEKFREYLSLINVKIDLDSMYAKKVISICREKVNTLEQLFDISYPFFDDNYPYDEKYIDKFLKKPEAEIILVQAIESFEKLDNFDISSIENTLRDISKNTNLSTKKVFQTIRGALLGKLVTPGLFESIEVLGKEKTLIRLKKTQLLRGKHEV, encoded by the coding sequence TTGTTCAGGCTAAGATTTGCACCAAGTCCAACAGGCTATCTACACGTAGGTGGTGCTAGAACTGCACTTTTTAACTGGCTTTTTGCAAGAAAAAACAAAGGAAAATTTATACTCCGTATTGAAGACACAGATACAGAACGTTCCACAAAAGAATATGAAGAAAAAATTTTAAATGCTTTAAAATGGTTGGAAATAGATTGGAACGAAGGACCAGATATTGGGGGAAACTTTGGGCCATATAGACAAAGTGAACGACTAGATATATACAATAACTTTGCTCAAAAGTTAATAGATAAAAAGTTGGCATACTACGCCGTATATTCTGACAATAAAGAAATATTCACATCGTACGAATTTCCAAAAAAATTTAAAGACTATTCTATAGTTGTAAAATTTAAAGCCCCAAAAGAAGGAAAAACAAAATTTCAGGATCTCTTAAAAGGCGAAATGAGTTTTGAAAATAACTTATTTGAAGATTTTATAATAATAAAATCAAATGGATATCCAACTTATAACTTTGCAGTTGTTGTGGATGATCATTTAATGGAAATTTCCCATGTATTTAGAGGAGAAGATCACCTTTCAAATACACCCAGACAAATTATGATCTACAACGCATTTGAATGGACTCCTCCAGTATTTATGCATATCCCACTTATACTTGGAAATGATAAAACTCCATTAAGTAAAAGACACGGTGGCACATCAGTTGATTACTTTAAAGAAATAGGTATTTTAAATAATGCTTTATTAAACTACCTTGCAATATTGGGTTGGAAAACAGAAGAAGAAATATTTGATATAACAGATAAAATAAAAGCTTTTGATCCATTTAATATATCCAATAAATCAGTAGTTTTCAACTATAAAAAATTAGAGTGGATCAACGGTCAACACCTAAGAAGGTTACCAATAGAAAAGGTGATTGAAAAATTTAGGGAATATCTAAGCCTAATAAATGTGAAAATAGATTTAGATAGTATGTATGCAAAAAAAGTTATCTCCATTTGTAGGGAAAAGGTTAATACACTAGAACAATTATTTGACATATCATACCCTTTCTTTGACGATAATTACCCTTATGATGAAAAATATATAGATAAGTTCTTAAAAAAACCAGAAGCAGAAATAATACTTGTACAGGCCATTGAATCCTTTGAAAAATTAGACAATTTTGATATATCATCTATTGAAAACACTTTAAGAGACATATCAAAAAATACAAATTTATCCACAAAAAAGGTCTTTCAAACAATTAGAGGTGCTTTATTGGGGAAACTTGTCACACCGGGTTTATTTGAATCAATTGAAGTTTTAGGAAAAGAAAAAACACTTATTAGGCTTAAAAAAACCCAGTTATTAAGGGGGAAACATGAGGTATAA
- a CDS encoding IF-2B domain-containing protein, translating to MDELLKNAGSVEIGFWLLEKMEEDKYILDKISHLKKEMGVIKWIKKMVQNGYTIKEIKKILKSSFNSTISYAQKFLNFDARVVTISNSKTLEVYFKTHPKNLEIVVPVSNPGGEGKILYDKLKSTCNVKLINDFEVEKYIKDADYIVTGADSVCENGVINKIGSKTLAILSKYYDKPFFVIADKTKFFDSKIENKIFELIPFKLITAIISGEI from the coding sequence ATGGATGAACTACTAAAAAATGCCGGATCAGTTGAAATTGGATTCTGGCTTTTAGAAAAGATGGAAGAAGATAAATATATTTTAGACAAAATTTCACATTTAAAAAAAGAAATGGGAGTTATAAAATGGATTAAAAAGATGGTACAAAATGGTTACACAATAAAAGAAATTAAAAAGATTTTAAAAAGTTCCTTTAATAGTACCATATCTTATGCCCAAAAATTTTTAAACTTTGATGCTAGGGTAGTTACGATAAGCAACAGTAAAACATTGGAAGTTTACTTTAAAACCCACCCAAAAAATTTGGAAATAGTAGTTCCCGTATCTAATCCCGGTGGCGAGGGTAAAATACTATATGATAAACTAAAATCAACCTGCAATGTAAAATTAATCAATGATTTTGAAGTAGAAAAATACATTAAAGATGCAGACTATATAGTAACAGGTGCTGACTCGGTATGTGAAAACGGAGTAATAAATAAAATAGGTTCAAAAACATTGGCTATACTATCAAAATACTATGATAAACCATTTTTTGTTATAGCTGATAAAACAAAATTTTTCGATTCAAAAATAGAAAATAAAATTTTTGAATTAATTCCTTTTAAACTAATAACAGCTATAATAAGTGGTGAAATATGA